From Magnolia sinica isolate HGM2019 chromosome 13, MsV1, whole genome shotgun sequence, one genomic window encodes:
- the LOC131224061 gene encoding EG45-like domain containing protein: MFRPQHLLSWLSFLMALFLHHSRAEVGTAAFYNPPYIPTACYGNDTSQLLENNLFAAAGEGIWDNGASCGRQLLVQRFSAATPRNVCVVGQTIQVRIVDRAATSGSRPSVSGTTIVLSVNAFRMIANVPPTEMANDLLPIAWE; this comes from the exons ATGTTCAGACCTCAACATCTCTTGTCATGGCTCTCCTTTCTCATGGCTCTCTTCCTCCATCACTCCCGTGCAGAAGTAGGCACTGCTGCATTCTACAACCCTCCCTACATAC CTACAGCTTGCTATGGTAACGATACGAGTCAGTTGCTGGAGAACAATCTGTTTGCCGCAGCCGGCGAAGGGATATGGGACAATGGAGCGTCTTGTGGGAGGCAATTATTGGTACAGCGCTTTAGTGCAGCCACACCAAGGAATGTTTGTGTTGTGGGCCAGACAATTCAGGTCAGGATCGTCGATCGAGCAGCTACTTCGGGTTCGCGCCCTTCGGTGTCCGGGACAACAATCGTACTGTCTGTCAATGCATTTCGGATGATCGCGAACGTGCCTCCTACAGAGATGGCCAATGACTTATTACCAATTGCATGGGAGTGA